From the genome of Hymenobacter sp. PAMC 26628, one region includes:
- a CDS encoding MBL fold metallo-hydrolase: protein MSLARTPALVSYRLRRAFAGLWLGLLPLGAPAQVPSRPAFDVVPLGVRGGLDESNLSAYLVAPAGSTAYVCLDAGSLRTGLDKAVADKVFAVDAGVVLKTYIKAYLISHAHLDHVAGLLLNAPDDNAKTIYGLPSCLATLQNDYFNWRAWPNFGNAGAPPALGKYRLQPLTPGPEVALLETTLRVRTFPLSHARPYESAAFLLRSQNSYLLYVGDTGADELEQSHQLQALWQAVGPLVRAGQLKALFIETSYANEQPEKLLFGHLTPARLMQELAALGQAAGPGALRAVPIVITHRKPPASNEATIAQQLAVANALGMRMLYPVQGQRLQF from the coding sequence ATGAGTTTAGCTAGAACGCCGGCTTTGGTAAGTTACCGCCTCCGGCGAGCCTTCGCGGGGCTGTGGCTGGGGCTGCTGCCGCTGGGGGCCCCGGCGCAGGTTCCCAGCCGGCCGGCCTTCGATGTAGTGCCGCTGGGCGTGCGCGGTGGGCTTGATGAAAGCAACCTCTCGGCCTACCTGGTGGCGCCAGCCGGTAGCACGGCTTACGTATGCCTCGACGCGGGCAGCCTACGCACTGGCCTCGACAAAGCCGTGGCTGACAAGGTGTTTGCCGTGGATGCCGGCGTGGTGCTGAAAACCTACATCAAGGCCTACCTCATCTCGCACGCCCACCTCGACCACGTAGCCGGCCTGCTGCTGAACGCGCCCGACGACAACGCCAAAACGATTTACGGCCTGCCCAGCTGCCTGGCTACCCTGCAAAACGATTACTTCAACTGGCGCGCCTGGCCCAACTTTGGCAACGCCGGGGCCCCACCCGCCCTGGGCAAGTACCGCCTCCAGCCCCTAACGCCGGGCCCTGAAGTGGCGCTGCTCGAAACCACGCTGCGCGTGCGCACCTTCCCACTCAGCCACGCCCGGCCCTACGAAAGCGCCGCCTTCCTGCTGCGCAGCCAGAATAGTTACTTGCTGTACGTGGGCGACACTGGGGCCGACGAGCTGGAGCAAAGCCACCAGCTGCAAGCCCTGTGGCAGGCCGTGGGGCCCCTGGTGCGGGCCGGCCAGCTCAAGGCCCTGTTCATCGAAACCTCCTACGCCAACGAGCAGCCCGAAAAGCTATTATTCGGCCACCTCACGCCCGCCCGGCTGATGCAGGAGCTGGCTGCGTTGGGCCAGGCGGCGGGCCCCGGGGCCCTGCGCGCCGTGCCCATCGTCATCACACACCGCAAACCGCCGGCCAGCAACGAGGCCACCATTGCCCAGCAACTGGCAGTGGCCAACGCGCTGGGGATGAGAATGTTGTACCCGGTGCAGGGCCAGCGACTGCAATTTTAA
- a CDS encoding HesB/IscA family protein, which produces MASVATLAPISLTDRAVVEVKNIIMEKNVPDDYGLRIGVQGGGCSGMSYLLGFDKAKEQDETYDLDGLKLIMDKKHAMYVLGMEVDFQDGLNARGFVFNNPQAKSTCGCGSSFSA; this is translated from the coding sequence ATGGCCAGCGTTGCCACCCTCGCCCCCATCAGCCTCACCGACCGCGCCGTGGTCGAGGTTAAAAATATCATCATGGAGAAAAACGTGCCCGACGACTACGGCTTGCGCATCGGCGTGCAGGGCGGCGGCTGCTCGGGCATGAGCTACTTGCTGGGCTTCGATAAGGCCAAGGAGCAGGATGAAACCTACGACCTCGACGGCCTCAAGCTCATCATGGACAAGAAGCACGCGATGTACGTGCTCGGCATGGAGGTCGATTTTCAGGACGGCCTCAACGCCCGTGGCTTCGTGTTCAACAACCCCCAGGCCAAAAGCACCTGCGGCTGCGGCTCGTCGTTCTCTGCCTAA
- a CDS encoding DUF7935 family protein, with the protein MDSPAYLFELLKIILPALVVAGAIYLLFKQYLDKDQQRRLIELRLASSKETLPLRLQAYERVVLMLERISPNNVLVRLSSAGQSAPDYHRLLQQEIRAEYDHNLSQQLYVSADAWVLVKEAKENVLTMVNRAFHGLPNPGQARGTELAKRILEGLMTDAAEPTAQALAAVKHEAFGLF; encoded by the coding sequence ATGGATTCTCCCGCGTACCTCTTCGAATTGCTCAAAATTATTCTGCCGGCGCTCGTTGTGGCCGGGGCCATCTACTTGCTTTTCAAGCAGTACCTGGACAAAGACCAGCAGCGCCGCCTCATCGAGCTGCGGCTGGCCAGCAGCAAGGAAACGCTGCCCCTGCGCCTGCAAGCCTACGAGCGGGTGGTGCTGATGTTGGAGCGCATTTCGCCCAATAACGTACTCGTGCGCCTGAGCAGCGCCGGCCAATCGGCCCCCGACTACCACCGCCTGTTGCAACAAGAAATTCGGGCCGAGTACGACCACAACCTCTCGCAGCAGCTCTACGTGTCGGCCGATGCCTGGGTGCTGGTGAAGGAGGCCAAGGAAAACGTGCTTACGATGGTGAACCGCGCCTTCCACGGCCTGCCCAACCCCGGCCAGGCCCGCGGCACCGAGCTGGCCAAGCGCATCCTCGAAGGCCTGATGACCGACGCCGCCGAGCCCACTGCCCAGGCCCTGGCCGCCGTGAAGCACGAGGCGTTCGGCCTGTTTTAA
- a CDS encoding 5' nucleotidase, NT5C type codes for MEKKTRIAVDMDEVMADSIARFQEWYGRDFQRELTLESLHGRNAADAVAPEHQAALRAYPNAPGFFKDLPVMADSQQVLRQMSERYELFIATAAMEFSNSFLDKYNWLQQHFPFIPWSHYVFCGDKSIINADFLIDDNAYNFDHFRGEGILFNAPHNVHKTGYRRVHSWQEIAGIFL; via the coding sequence ATGGAAAAAAAGACCCGCATTGCCGTCGACATGGACGAGGTGATGGCCGATTCTATTGCCCGATTCCAGGAGTGGTACGGCCGTGATTTCCAACGCGAACTGACCCTGGAGTCGCTGCACGGCCGCAACGCGGCCGACGCCGTGGCCCCCGAGCACCAAGCCGCCCTGCGCGCCTACCCCAACGCGCCCGGTTTCTTCAAAGACCTGCCGGTGATGGCCGACAGTCAGCAAGTGCTGCGCCAGATGTCAGAGCGCTACGAGTTATTCATTGCCACGGCGGCAATGGAATTTTCTAACTCATTTCTGGACAAGTACAACTGGTTGCAGCAGCACTTTCCTTTTATTCCGTGGTCGCATTACGTGTTTTGCGGCGATAAAAGCATTATCAACGCCGACTTCCTCATCGACGACAACGCCTACAACTTCGACCATTTTCGGGGCGAAGGCATCTTGTTCAACGCCCCGCACAATGTGCACAAGACGGGCTACCGCCGCGTGCACAGCTGGCAGGAAATAGCGGGTATATTCCTGTAG
- the bshA gene encoding N-acetyl-alpha-D-glucosaminyl L-malate synthase BshA: protein MNIGIVCYPTYGGSGVVATELGKALAQRGHRVHFITYSQPVRLDFFNENLFYHEVYVPAYPLFQFPPYESALASKMVDIVQNEKLDVLHVHYAIPHASAAYLAKQILRSRGIAAPVVTTLHGTDITLVGKDASYEPVVTFSINQSDGVTAVSADLRRETYESFPIDKEVEVIPNFIDLIRFRKQDKSHFRAAIAPEGEKLLIHTSNFRAVKRVEDVLRIFAGVRAEIPAKLLLVGDGPDRSRMEKLARDLDCQRDIRFLGKLEAVEEVLSVGDLFLMPSENESFGLAALEAMACEMPVVSTNAGGIPELNVHGVTGMVSNIGDVADMVKNSLYVLDDANLPRFKAAARARAEEFAVGNIVPLYEDCYRRAIAATLATV from the coding sequence ATGAACATCGGCATCGTCTGCTACCCCACCTACGGGGGCTCCGGCGTAGTGGCCACTGAGCTGGGCAAGGCCCTGGCCCAGCGCGGCCACCGCGTCCACTTCATCACCTACAGCCAGCCGGTGCGGCTCGACTTCTTCAACGAGAACCTGTTTTACCACGAGGTGTACGTACCCGCGTACCCGCTCTTCCAGTTTCCGCCCTACGAGTCGGCCCTGGCCAGCAAGATGGTCGACATCGTGCAGAACGAGAAACTCGACGTGCTGCACGTGCATTACGCCATTCCGCACGCCTCGGCAGCCTACCTGGCCAAGCAGATTCTACGCTCGCGCGGCATCGCCGCGCCCGTCGTCACCACGCTGCACGGCACCGACATTACGCTGGTGGGCAAAGACGCCAGCTACGAGCCGGTGGTCACGTTCAGCATCAACCAGAGCGACGGCGTGACGGCCGTATCGGCCGATTTGCGGCGCGAAACCTACGAGTCGTTTCCCATTGATAAAGAGGTGGAAGTGATTCCCAACTTTATCGACCTTATTCGCTTCCGCAAGCAGGACAAAAGCCATTTCCGGGCCGCCATTGCGCCCGAAGGCGAGAAGCTGCTCATCCACACCAGCAACTTCCGGGCGGTGAAGCGCGTGGAAGACGTGCTGCGCATCTTCGCCGGCGTGCGGGCCGAGATTCCAGCCAAGCTGCTGCTGGTGGGCGACGGCCCCGACCGCAGCCGCATGGAGAAGCTGGCCCGCGACCTCGATTGCCAGCGCGACATCCGCTTCCTGGGCAAGCTCGAAGCCGTGGAGGAAGTGCTCAGCGTGGGAGATTTATTCTTAATGCCGTCCGAGAATGAGAGTTTTGGCTTGGCCGCCCTAGAGGCCATGGCCTGCGAAATGCCCGTGGTGAGCACCAACGCCGGCGGCATTCCCGAGCTGAACGTCCACGGCGTAACCGGCATGGTAAGCAACATCGGCGACGTGGCCGACATGGTCAAAAACTCCCTCTACGTGCTCGACGACGCCAACCTGCCACGCTTCAAAGCCGCCGCCCGCGCCCGCGCCGAGGAGTTTGCCGTTGGCAACATCGTGCCCCTGTACGAGGATTGCTACCGCCGCGCCATCGCCGCCACCCTGGCTACAGTGTAG
- a CDS encoding M1 family metallopeptidase, translating into MKTLFLFRRALLAGLLVSLALAGQAQPALPIARNLQAAYARGTRAETGAPGPKYWQNTAAYDIDVEYNPSSRWLSGTVDIVYQNNSPDTLHQIWFKLYPNLYQKGAPRVNRIAPEDVGDGVQIQQLVLNGQRLDVRQLAIDATNMVVPLGAPLLPRQSLTVAITYAYTLNQGSHNRTGEVEPGAAFVAYFFPRIAVYDDLDGWNRWPYTGVAEFYNDFCTFKASITVPRNYVVWATGNLVNPGEVLAKKYIDRLHRAEQSEGVTTIIDSTDVRRRDVTNPDAQNAWRFEARDVPDFVFATADHYVWQASSPVVDPKTQRRTRVDAVYSPQHRDYKGVMDIARRTVLAMSYTFPKWPFPYAHETVFDGRDQMEYPMMVNDNPSATRAEAITLTDHEIFHTMFPFYLGINETKYGWMDEGWATIGEWLISSIIDPNLVDSYGMQPYNAAAGTEADPPIVTLSSQQTDQAFFLNSYPKPGLGYLFVKDLLGDELFTRALHTYIRNWHGKHPMPHDFFNSMNAGAGQNLNWFWQRWFFDDGYPDLAIARVAQGPSGTEITIEAKGTKPVPIDLLMTFADGTTQKIHRTIAVWQAGARTVAVPVSSKKTIKKIVLGSLYVPDSFPKDNVWEAAG; encoded by the coding sequence TTGAAGACCCTGTTTCTTTTTCGTAGAGCCTTGCTGGCCGGGCTGTTGGTTTCGCTGGCGCTGGCCGGCCAGGCCCAGCCCGCGTTGCCCATTGCGCGCAACCTGCAAGCCGCTTACGCCCGCGGTACCCGCGCCGAAACCGGGGCCCCGGGCCCCAAGTATTGGCAGAATACAGCCGCCTACGACATCGACGTGGAATACAACCCATCGTCGCGCTGGCTTTCGGGTACGGTAGATATCGTGTACCAAAACAATAGCCCCGACACGCTGCACCAAATCTGGTTCAAGCTCTACCCCAACCTGTACCAAAAAGGGGCCCCGCGCGTGAATCGCATCGCGCCGGAAGACGTCGGCGACGGCGTGCAAATCCAGCAACTGGTCCTCAACGGCCAGCGCCTCGACGTGCGCCAGCTAGCCATTGACGCCACCAATATGGTGGTGCCGCTGGGGGCCCCGCTGCTGCCGCGGCAAAGCCTGACGGTGGCCATTACCTACGCCTACACGCTCAACCAGGGCTCGCACAACCGCACTGGCGAAGTGGAGCCGGGGGCGGCCTTCGTGGCCTATTTCTTCCCCCGCATCGCCGTGTACGACGACCTCGACGGCTGGAACCGCTGGCCCTACACCGGCGTGGCCGAGTTCTACAACGATTTCTGCACCTTCAAGGCCTCCATCACCGTGCCGCGCAACTACGTTGTCTGGGCCACCGGCAACCTTGTGAACCCCGGCGAGGTGCTGGCCAAGAAGTACATCGACCGCCTGCACCGCGCCGAGCAAAGCGAGGGCGTGACGACCATCATCGACAGCACCGACGTGCGCCGCCGCGATGTCACCAACCCCGACGCCCAAAACGCCTGGCGCTTCGAGGCCCGCGACGTGCCGGACTTTGTGTTTGCCACCGCCGACCACTACGTATGGCAGGCCAGCAGCCCCGTGGTGGACCCCAAAACCCAGCGCCGCACCCGCGTCGACGCCGTGTACTCGCCCCAGCACCGCGACTACAAGGGCGTGATGGACATTGCCCGCCGCACGGTGCTGGCCATGAGCTACACCTTCCCGAAGTGGCCCTTCCCCTACGCCCACGAAACGGTGTTCGACGGCCGCGACCAGATGGAGTACCCCATGATGGTGAACGACAACCCCAGCGCCACCCGCGCCGAGGCCATTACCCTCACCGACCACGAGATTTTCCACACGATGTTCCCGTTCTACCTGGGCATCAACGAAACCAAGTACGGCTGGATGGACGAGGGCTGGGCCACCATTGGCGAGTGGCTGATTTCCAGCATAATTGACCCAAATTTGGTTGATTCCTACGGGATGCAGCCTTACAACGCCGCCGCCGGTACCGAGGCCGACCCGCCCATCGTCACGCTCAGCAGCCAGCAAACCGATCAAGCATTTTTCCTGAACTCGTACCCCAAGCCCGGACTGGGCTACCTGTTTGTGAAGGACTTGCTCGGCGACGAGCTATTCACCCGGGCCCTGCACACCTACATCCGCAACTGGCACGGCAAGCACCCCATGCCCCACGATTTCTTCAACTCGATGAACGCCGGCGCGGGCCAAAACCTGAACTGGTTCTGGCAGCGCTGGTTTTTCGACGACGGCTACCCCGACCTAGCCATTGCCCGCGTGGCCCAGGGCCCCAGCGGCACCGAAATAACCATCGAAGCCAAGGGCACCAAGCCCGTGCCCATCGACCTGCTCATGACCTTCGCCGACGGTACCACCCAGAAAATCCACCGCACCATTGCCGTGTGGCAAGCCGGGGCCCGGACCGTAGCCGTGCCCGTATCCAGCAAAAAGACAATCAAAAAAATCGTGCTCGGCAGCCTTTACGTGCCGGATAGCTTTCCCAAAGACAACGTGTGGGAAGCAGCTGGATAG
- a CDS encoding T9SS type A sorting domain-containing protein, giving the protein MVCFNGFGQARYTWQPNNGSSSWADGSNWNPARTTPAANDVLVFDGAQTPTTSVTLDFATAQTVGQLSFTNGAQVTLNNDGPRTLDIGAVLPAIGFQVGAGAKVQIVGTLSSAALKVQLAPNVKASIAGRIELSGLGTSGSGHQLLSSTPGAIEFLSGSYLLGGSKFIGFPFGELSAGAGSAIFRSGATFEQLSGGTAFGGKTWSMASFDPGSTFVFSATSGTLGVSNRAFGHVLITANRTSPVATFAAGTLRIVNDLTITAGTHPFNVQNIELLGNIVLNGGNMTLPAVDTNNANAPQASTLNIIGSAAQRIAGTGTITMGSLVSVTLNNAAGLTLQRPLQINANLALTQGLLTTTAANSLTLGPQATTSGGSATSFVNGPLSWVLATANTATDLSFPIGSGAAYRPLVLRAEQTDATATTYTAQQFNQAPAVRAMPTAAGSLQRVSAVRYVNVTNSGAANFKQGTITLNYDADDKVDAPAKLRIAKSDNAGNWLDLGGTGSGAPIGSIASAVAFTSFSDFVLASTEATAGPGNNPLPVSLTSFTARREAAGVRLRWATATERNNSHFEIQHSLDGQAFTVLKKLSGQGHSTSVQEYAWLHEAMHNNSLLYYRLRQVNIDNTSTYSPVVAVQAGPVAAGVFPNPAYDQLNFYAMAGDTYRVLNVLGRPVLTGTAVASLNTLSLNSLSPGIYHLEVVGAQGRVQYRVIKNGVGR; this is encoded by the coding sequence TTGGTTTGTTTCAATGGCTTCGGGCAAGCGCGATACACTTGGCAGCCCAATAACGGCAGCAGCAGTTGGGCCGACGGCAGCAATTGGAACCCGGCCCGCACTACCCCAGCCGCCAACGACGTTTTAGTATTTGACGGGGCCCAGACGCCTACTACCAGCGTCACCCTCGATTTTGCTACTGCCCAAACGGTTGGTCAGCTGAGTTTTACTAACGGGGCACAGGTAACGCTGAACAACGATGGCCCGCGGACGCTGGACATTGGGGCCGTGCTGCCCGCCATTGGGTTCCAGGTAGGGGCGGGGGCAAAGGTGCAAATTGTGGGCACCTTGAGCAGCGCCGCGCTAAAGGTGCAACTGGCCCCAAACGTGAAAGCCAGCATTGCCGGTCGCATTGAACTGTCGGGCTTGGGCACTAGTGGCAGCGGGCACCAACTGCTTTCCAGTACGCCCGGGGCTATCGAGTTTCTGAGCGGCAGCTATTTGCTGGGCGGCTCAAAATTTATTGGTTTCCCTTTTGGCGAGCTGTCGGCGGGGGCGGGCTCGGCAATATTTCGCAGCGGTGCCACCTTCGAGCAGTTGAGCGGCGGCACTGCGTTTGGGGGCAAAACGTGGTCCATGGCTTCGTTTGATCCGGGTAGTACGTTCGTGTTTTCGGCAACATCGGGCACGCTTGGCGTGAGCAACCGCGCCTTTGGCCACGTATTGATCACTGCCAACCGGACCTCGCCGGTAGCTACGTTCGCAGCGGGCACGTTGAGAATAGTAAATGACTTGACCATTACGGCTGGCACGCACCCTTTCAACGTCCAAAACATAGAGTTGCTGGGCAACATTGTGCTGAACGGCGGCAATATGACGCTGCCCGCCGTTGATACCAACAACGCCAATGCCCCCCAAGCAAGTACGCTTAATATCATCGGCAGCGCTGCCCAAAGGATTGCCGGCACGGGCACTATAACCATGGGCTCCCTCGTCAGTGTGACGCTGAACAACGCCGCCGGCCTCACACTGCAACGCCCGCTACAAATCAATGCCAACCTGGCTTTGACCCAGGGCCTGCTGACCACCACCGCGGCTAACAGCCTGACCTTGGGGCCCCAGGCCACCACGTCCGGTGGCAGCGCCACTAGCTTCGTGAACGGCCCGCTGAGCTGGGTGCTGGCCACGGCCAACACGGCTACCGACTTATCCTTCCCGATTGGCAGCGGCGCGGCCTACCGCCCGCTCGTGCTTCGGGCCGAGCAAACGGATGCCACCGCCACTACCTACACGGCCCAACAGTTCAACCAGGCCCCCGCGGTGCGGGCCATGCCCACGGCGGCGGGCAGCCTACAACGGGTATCGGCCGTGCGATACGTGAACGTGACCAATAGCGGGGCAGCTAATTTTAAGCAAGGCACCATCACGCTCAACTATGATGCTGATGACAAAGTGGATGCGCCCGCCAAGCTGCGCATTGCCAAAAGCGACAACGCCGGTAACTGGCTCGACTTGGGCGGTACGGGCTCGGGGGCCCCAATCGGCAGCATCGCGTCCGCGGTGGCGTTTACTTCGTTTAGCGATTTTGTGCTGGCCAGCACGGAGGCCACTGCGGGCCCCGGCAACAACCCACTGCCCGTCAGCCTCACCAGTTTCACGGCCCGGCGGGAGGCGGCTGGGGTGCGGCTGCGCTGGGCCACGGCCACCGAGCGCAATAACAGTCATTTTGAGATTCAGCACAGCCTTGACGGGCAAGCATTTACTGTTCTAAAGAAGCTCTCGGGCCAGGGCCACAGCACTTCGGTTCAGGAGTATGCTTGGTTGCACGAGGCGATGCATAATAACAGCTTGCTGTACTATCGATTGCGCCAAGTCAATATTGATAATACCAGCACGTATTCGCCAGTGGTGGCGGTGCAAGCGGGCCCGGTAGCGGCCGGTGTGTTTCCCAACCCTGCTTACGACCAGCTCAACTTTTACGCCATGGCCGGCGATACTTACCGAGTGCTCAATGTGCTGGGACGGCCAGTCCTAACAGGAACGGCCGTTGCTAGTCTCAACACCCTTAGCTTGAACAGCTTGAGCCCCGGTATTTATCATTTGGAGGTTGTCGGTGCGCAAGGCCGGGTCCAGTATCGGGTTATTAAGAACGGAGTTGGTCGCTAG
- a CDS encoding sterol desaturase family protein, producing MAILPLAHPLLKRFDRWAAPVLAVVGVAVLLLETRYPLRRRTRPRSERWLRNVLLAAPSLPAMRLTLLPAVVGLAQLAAPHRSAQLLANLPAPLRTTAELLLLDYLAYTWHRLLHSPLLWRLHRVHHSDLDMDLTTAWRFHFGEMLASVPYRAGLPALLGVRPATALGYEVVFEACTAVQHSNWRLPLAAERRLVPLLVTPRAHGIHHSVVRAETQSNFGVVLSIWDRLHRTLRLNVPQRALTIGVPAYPDPATQTVAHLLALPLAPLEPWARPDGIVPARARDHFAPYTGP from the coding sequence GTGGCTATTTTGCCTCTTGCCCATCCCCTACTCAAGCGCTTCGACCGCTGGGCCGCTCCGGTACTAGCGGTGGTGGGCGTGGCCGTGCTGCTGCTCGAAACCCGCTACCCGTTGCGCCGCCGCACCCGCCCGCGCTCCGAGCGCTGGCTGCGCAACGTGCTGCTGGCCGCGCCCTCGCTGCCCGCCATGCGCCTCACGTTGCTGCCCGCCGTGGTGGGCCTGGCGCAGCTGGCAGCTCCGCACCGCTCAGCCCAACTGCTGGCCAACTTGCCCGCGCCCCTGCGCACCACCGCCGAGCTGCTGCTGCTTGATTACCTGGCCTATACCTGGCACCGGCTGTTGCACTCGCCGCTGCTGTGGCGCCTGCACCGCGTGCACCACTCCGACCTCGACATGGACCTGACCACGGCCTGGCGCTTTCACTTTGGCGAGATGCTGGCCAGCGTCCCATACCGGGCCGGGCTGCCGGCGCTGCTGGGCGTGCGCCCCGCCACGGCCCTGGGCTATGAGGTGGTATTCGAAGCTTGTACCGCCGTGCAGCACAGCAACTGGCGGCTGCCGCTGGCTGCCGAGCGCCGCTTGGTGCCGCTGCTCGTAACGCCACGCGCCCACGGCATCCACCACTCGGTGGTGCGCGCCGAAACGCAGAGCAATTTCGGCGTAGTGCTCAGCATTTGGGACCGCCTGCACCGTACCCTGCGCCTCAACGTGCCGCAGCGCGCCCTTACCATTGGCGTACCCGCCTACCCCGACCCAGCCACCCAAACCGTAGCCCACCTACTGGCCCTACCCTTAGCTCCGCTAGAGCCCTGGGCCCGCCCCGATGGCATAGTGCCCGCGCGCGCGCGCGACCATTTTGCCCCTTACACTGGCCCCTGA
- a CDS encoding TIGR04283 family arsenosugar biosynthesis glycosyltransferase — protein MVVSIIIPAHNEADTLGALLPYLRQPAPGEPTLEILVVDGGSTDGTVAVARQAGATVLHSPHRGRAAQLNYGAQRARGELLYFLHADSYPPPGFLGELRRAVEAGYAAGCYRLAFDNGHWFLRFSAWCTRLPFTAVRFGDQSLFVRRELFAQVGGYREDLLLMEDQEIVARLRALGAFKVLPRAVTTSARKYLANGVLRLQAIFALLVGLYYLGVPQRHLVRLYRRLIRQGKL, from the coding sequence TTGGTAGTTAGTATCATAATTCCAGCCCATAACGAGGCCGATACCCTGGGGGCCCTGCTGCCCTACCTGCGCCAACCCGCGCCAGGCGAGCCCACGCTCGAAATTCTGGTAGTAGACGGCGGCAGTACCGACGGCACGGTGGCCGTGGCCCGGCAGGCCGGGGCTACCGTGCTGCACAGCCCGCACCGGGGGCGTGCCGCCCAGCTCAACTACGGGGCGCAGCGGGCGCGGGGCGAGCTGTTATATTTTTTGCACGCCGACTCGTACCCGCCGCCCGGTTTTTTGGGTGAGCTGCGGCGGGCCGTGGAGGCGGGCTACGCGGCGGGCTGCTACCGGCTGGCGTTTGACAATGGGCACTGGTTCTTGCGATTCAGCGCGTGGTGCACGCGCCTGCCGTTCACGGCCGTGCGGTTTGGTGACCAAAGCCTGTTCGTGCGCCGGGAGCTGTTTGCGCAAGTCGGTGGCTACCGCGAAGACTTGCTCCTCATGGAAGACCAGGAAATTGTGGCGCGGCTGCGGGCCCTAGGGGCTTTCAAGGTATTGCCCCGGGCGGTGACTACTTCGGCGCGTAAGTACCTAGCTAATGGGGTGTTGCGCTTGCAGGCAATTTTTGCCCTGCTCGTGGGGCTTTACTACCTGGGCGTGCCCCAGCGCCACTTGGTACGGCTGTACCGGCGGCTTATCCGGCAGGGCAAGCTCTAG
- a CDS encoding helix-turn-helix domain-containing protein: MAKYYVLALRAEEQASLTELVQQRRVASARLVRAQCLLAVATNGLNWSDTQTSQAYGVSTRTLERLRQRACEAGVEAALLGQPRQQWPASKYTGEVEAHLAAAACSTPPEGYAHWTLRLLAAHLVTLQVLPEASPAMVGRVLKKMRYSPGSDRCG; the protein is encoded by the coding sequence ATGGCGAAGTATTATGTCTTAGCGCTGAGGGCCGAAGAACAGGCCTCGCTAACGGAACTCGTGCAGCAGCGGCGCGTGGCCAGCGCCCGGCTTGTGCGGGCTCAGTGCCTGTTGGCCGTAGCTACAAACGGCTTGAACTGGAGCGACACCCAGACTAGCCAAGCCTACGGCGTGAGTACGCGCACCCTGGAGCGCCTGCGCCAACGCGCCTGCGAGGCGGGCGTGGAGGCCGCCCTGCTGGGGCAGCCCCGCCAGCAGTGGCCGGCCAGTAAGTACACCGGGGAGGTGGAGGCGCACCTGGCCGCGGCGGCCTGCTCCACCCCGCCCGAAGGGTACGCCCACTGGACATTGCGCTTGTTGGCCGCTCACCTGGTCACGCTGCAGGTGCTGCCCGAGGCCAGCCCGGCGATGGTGGGGCGGGTACTAAAAAAAATGCGTTACAGCCCTGGAAGCGACAGATGTGGGTGA
- a CDS encoding IS630 family transposase gives MWVIPPAQNAAFVCAMERVLDVYQRPYDPAQPVVCLDESPKQLLRESRVPLPLPDGSTRYDCEYHRQGVAQVYMLHEPLAGRRRVQVEDRHDRLTFARAVARLLEEDYAQATRVTLVLDNLSAHQPAAFYEIFDPVRAHALLQRVEFVFTPKHGSWLNMAEIEFAALLTHGLPQRVPDRPTLEAHCYAWQLARNQLGAPTNWQFTTEKARIKLKRLYPTTG, from the coding sequence ATGTGGGTGATTCCACCCGCTCAGAACGCGGCCTTCGTCTGCGCCATGGAACGGGTGCTTGACGTCTACCAACGCCCGTACGACCCAGCCCAGCCAGTCGTGTGCCTGGATGAGTCGCCCAAGCAATTACTACGCGAAAGCCGCGTGCCACTCCCGCTGCCCGATGGCAGCACCCGCTACGACTGCGAGTACCACCGCCAGGGCGTGGCCCAGGTGTATATGCTGCACGAGCCGCTGGCCGGTCGCCGCCGGGTGCAGGTCGAAGACCGCCATGACCGACTCACGTTTGCCCGGGCGGTAGCCCGCCTGCTGGAGGAGGACTACGCCCAAGCGACGCGCGTGACGCTGGTGCTCGACAATTTGTCGGCGCACCAGCCCGCCGCTTTTTACGAGATTTTTGACCCGGTACGGGCGCACGCCCTGTTGCAGCGCGTGGAATTTGTGTTCACCCCCAAGCATGGCTCGTGGCTCAACATGGCTGAAATCGAGTTTGCCGCCCTGCTCACCCACGGCCTGCCGCAGCGCGTGCCCGACCGGCCGACGCTGGAAGCGCACTGCTACGCTTGGCAACTAGCGCGCAACCAACTGGGGGCACCCACCAACTGGCAGTTTACAACCGAGAAGGCCCGCATCAAACTCAAACGGTTGTACCCGACAACCGGCTAG